The genomic interval GCTACACCCGTTTGCTGCTGTCCGTGCGGACCATGCGGACCTCCAGGAGGAGCAGCACTCCGAGGTGGGGCATTTCCCCATGATTGTGGTGCAGACGACGTGGGATACTGGGGACGATATTGTGGGTTGTTGCCTTGCCAACCACCTataaaaaacgaataaataaataaaaagtaataaataaaaaaaaaaacagtaaaaCACTTACCATAAATTTGAGGCCGCGCAGCATAGCCTGGGTAAGGCTGCGAGTCTTTTATGAAGTCGGGATGTCGGCGCGGTTGGGGACTctttaaaagtaaaattttagttatttttgtaaatatatattctgcaAGCTTGAATTTACTTGATCTGGCGGTCTATAGTAGTCCTGCTGATTAGGAGTACTTGGCACATAGCCACTATTTGGGGGTGCTACTGGTGCTCCACTAGCTGGTGGTCCACCCGTTACGGCTTGTGCTGGTGGCTGTGGTCCGCCCGGTGGTGCCTGACTGTAGGGTCGATTTCCATAGGGACCATACTGATTAGCGCCAGCTGGCGGGctgtgtaaaaaaaataacaaatttcattaaaaaaaaaatggcatatgtatttaaaacaatggtaaataaaattaagctGAGTACGGTTGAATTTctgaatataaatgtatgtgtatctgAGTGTAATGAAGATGCATGTATAGGAATTGTTCACTCACGCTTCCCCTTCGGGTCCATAAGGAGGGTACATGTTGCGATTCTGGGGTGGATATTGGCCCTGATTTGGTCCAAAAGGTTGACCAGGCGGACCAGCGGAGTTATACTGATCGCTTGAACCATATTGACCATAAGCTCCTGGTTGTGTTGGATAAGGAGAACctgtaataattataaatatgtgcTTAAATTTATTGTCATCCTACACAGTTACAAGAAACAAGTTATAGTGGCGGTACAGAAAtggacaaaaattaaatactaattatttattgaaatttgacTAATTAAAAAGCAGTTTAAAACACAATACAAAAATCACTGTTTTTTCTTTAGTTTGTTTAATCATATTATtacattattttctttttacctTTTTAAGTACCCTTATGCAACAATTTGAGCCATTTCATAGATTTATAgtgttaattaaatgaatcAGCACAGTCAAACATAAAAACTAAACACTTTTTCTTTCAATAGAGACAAAGAtctaataattataaatattaataattatataaatcaattaaatttaacaaaacacAGTTTACAACAGTTGCTTCAAAAAGTTGCTTTTAAATTGGTAAACAAGACAGATAAGGCATACAATGAAATAAGCAATGTAAAATATTTCTATGCACAAGCAATTATTCTACGACCCACATGCAGACTTAAGCCAATGAAGAgtttaaataatcaaattaaaataatgacacattaaaataatttgtataacaaaagataaaaaagaaaacaagatgAATGTACCTGGCGTTCTAGACACAGGCGTTGGATACCCAGAGCTACCCTGTGGATAAGGTACTCCAGTTCCAGGGCGCGCATGCTGCGTCGACGGCGGCCCATGTTGCTGTGGTGGTGGCGCCGGTGGTtgctgcgacggcgacggcaatTGCGTTGGAATGCCTTGTTGGTGGTGTTGGTTGCCCGATTGTGGCGCTGAGTGCGGTGAATGTGGGGGCGGTGGAGGAGCACCGTGTGACGCACcaccaactgcagcaacagcaacaccaccAGCGGCCACACCGCCAGCAATAGGATCTTCAAAGGGATTGCTCACATTTATGTTATCACCGGCAACAGTGGCAGCTGATTGATTTTGTGTGCCTAAAGCGGCAAGCGGCATTGATGATGATTATGGATTGATGAAGAAATTAATGAATGACACAGTATAAACGTAATAAGATTTGTAGTTGACAGGAAGGTTAAGGTTTGGTTGAGCAATGTCGAAgttgttttgtaattttagTGGTGCGAtgtggtgttgttgttggtggtgtcagatgatttaattttttatttttaataatagtGCGCCCATATTTACgtaaccaacataaaaatgaataaacaaattacacacatgaaattaatattcaaattaaattgtaggcgaacaaaatatatatgcattatcTATTTGCAATACACATATAACAttgaaaacacaaaatattgaAGAGGATAAGTATAATcttacaataataaaataattgttaataatacactcatatatatatacatgtgtaaataaatatatatatatatatgtatatatatatatgaaactctcagattaatttaataaataatattgcttACCTGGATGAGGTGCCTGCGGATTGTTTTGCGACGGTGGTCTTGGCATCTGGCCTGCTGTGGCATAATCTGGTTGTGGTCCAGCAGATGGTGGATATGCACCAGCGCCAGAGTAGCTCGTGTAGCCATCGATTGCCGAATTCGGTGCGCCACCTGGTGGTGCAGGGAAAGAATCCTGCGAGTTTGATGATCCTGTAGAATTTGTTGTTCCAGCGTCCAAATGACCACCACCGATTGGTTTGAATATTTGGGCATTGTAAGAAATAGTGAGAAAAAGTTGGGAGAAACATTATattgatataaaatataaagataaTTAGGAAAAAGGTTCTGCCGCTTGTAGCAGATTAAGTTCATTTGCAAACTATATAGCAGTATACAAGCCTAGCCTATTAAACCTCTAACCATATCATCTGTAAACACTTACCTGGTGATGGCACCGATGCTGCCTTGGTTGTCTTTTTCTTGCTACCGGCTTCCACTTGCTGAATGATGGGTAATGGATCAATGTCGCCGCGATCAAAGTGGCACTCGAATGCCAACAGATTCTTTGTATAGTGTTTCCGAAGTGTATATGCGGCGCTACTGCTAGCGCCAATGCCTAGAAGACCGGCAATATCCTTCCATGTCTTGCTCTTAGTTACCtgtcaacaacaacgaaaatatgcgtatatatttgaaaataacaGAGGTTAGACTATTGAGGTACATcattaataaatatgaaagATACATAAAATACGAGCAATTGAAGCGTTTAACTAATACGCATTCAACAATAATTTTAGAAAATGTGTTAGTAATGAAGATATAAATCAAACTTGAAAGATAattcttcaaaataaaatgttgaacGTAACCTCTTAAGTTTAATGGCGAATAAATGTTGACACTCAGTAgaaagtaaatattaaaaagttcTTTTAAAAGCATGCTGACAAAAAATGCATGCAAAAGTGTGAAAATTATTAGATCTATCATGTTTCTGAGTCATTTAACATAATGATGTAAAAAAGACGGTAAGTACTTTCAGGTCGTACAAACGGAATGAACGGGGTTGGATGTCATGCTACTGAATATTAGGAAATGTATGACCGTTTCTTGATTGTTTCACATTTAAAGAAATCATTTTTTTAAGGGTTAGCTAAATTTTTTACTTTGGTTGGTGGTGTTTGGTGGTTTGATTGATTTGGTTGGTTGAACATTAATTTTGGTTTGTTTGATTTGGTTTTGCTAGTAAATCTAAAAAGAAGTTAGTAAAAGGAGTTACTACGGCACCTTGCATACCTCGACGAATCCGCCACGTtcttttacataaatatataacctATATAAATCGAGTGGCTGTTTTGAAATGGTTGGGCACGCTGTTATTGGTGTACGGCGTTCCTCCATAAAAGCACGCAGTTTATCAAGCCAACCTCGCCTATCAGGATTGTCATCCATCTCATACAACTTGCAAAGCGAGTCTGATTTTTTAGTAGTTGTAATAGTACTACGAAATGGCTCTTGTTGAACAGGAACATGACTGTTAAAAACCTGCTGCAAATAGAAGAGCGGGTcattttgttgaacattttctaatttaaaaaatgcttACCGAACTAGCGGCTGGACGTGGCCAATTCGGGGGCGAATTCATTTCATAATCTTCACCAGTTGGACCAGCGCCTCCATGCATTACAGCTGGATGCGGAGATGTGCTTGGGGGAGCTAAATGACTTTGGTTATATGGATCATGTTTGCGCGACTTTGGTGTGGTACATTGTGGATCTTCGCCTGATGCTGTAACATGACAAAGTCTCAGTTATTCGtcttaacatttatttaaaggtACCCACCAGCTGACGCATTTGAAAGTGTGCTCTGTTGACTAACTTCATCCATTGGTGTACCATCTGGTCCAGTTGTAACAACTGCGGTAACTGCATGCAATGCCGTGGCTGGCGAAGACCCTGATGAACTTATGCCATTGTCTTGAGATATATGCTCAGTGTCACTTCCGGTCTGTGCGCCTAGCATAGCCTGAGGCGGCGTGCTAGTAGGTGGCCCCATACTTTGTGGCGGACCCATATGATGTGGTGGGCCCATAGGCATTGCCGGATGCATGCCGGTCGGCCCATTGCCATATCCCTGCGGCTGTGGACCGGCTGGGTTAGCACCATATCCGCCTTTGTGTTGTAAATGCTGTTTAAGATAATTAAGAGGGCGCGGAGAACCACTGCtttgtggtggtggtggtcCAACTGGTGGCGGTGTGCCCTTGCCTTGCACGTGGTTTCCCATACCAGTGCCCATTTGTCCTGATCCACTCCCAGGTCCAGACTGTTGGGGCGAAGGTGGCACCCACTGATAGGGCGGATACTGCGAATGAGGGCTCCCACTACCGTGATTAGGCATAGATCGAGGGTAACCAGCTTGTGCGCCGGTTGGCATGCTGTTAGCTACCCCAGCGGGCTGGCTAGTTGGAGGAGGTTGTGGCCCAGTTCCATACGCTCCTGACGGATACTGAGGGCGTGGCGGGTAGTTGCCTagtaaaataacaaattttttaaaaacgtTCAAAAGCTACGTTTTATGAATAATACCTTGAGGATATTGTTGTGGAGGATATCCCTGCGCGCCGGGACTCTGTCCCGGCAAGCTCATTTTGTAACTGCCATGTATATGCTGCGGAATTGGATAACCACCTGCAGCCCCttgcggcggtggcggtggtgtAGCCATATTGTTAACATTTTGGTTTGGCGCCGGTGCTGGTGGTGGCGTCTGCTGCGGAGAATTACTCGCTGAAGATGCTGAATTTGaagcctgttgctgctgagaTTGTTGCTGAGATGATGGCCCACCCGATAGACCGTGTGGTGGCAATGGGGGTGGGCCAGAAACCACTGCTGGTTGCTGCATGGGACCGCCACTACTTGACTGATTACTCGCTGGGCGCGAAATCGGATGATTTTGTGCTAAATTAAAGCGAATTCAGTATTGGTTTAACTTACAAGAATCGTCATATACTTACCCACTGCAGGAGACATAGATCTTGAGCCCGATGAGCCGGTAGGCGAGGGTGTTGGCCTCATGACTTGCTGTGGATTAGGTGTACCGGGCGGACCAGAGCCCATACCACTATGTGCACCGCCACTTGAACTATCGTTACTATTTTGCCCAATCAGCTCCTAAATTAAAGACGCAAAtagtgttatatatatattgaatcaGCTTTTCTATTAAATCCTTGAAACATATTAAGAGTAATACAACCATAGTTTAGTCCCATTAGCAGAGCTTAATAAAATACTgcactttttaaaaatttttgtttaaatacgATCTATTCATTTATGCATGTACACCCTGCGAAAACAGTATACATAGttccaaaatattaaaaattaaaaaaatgattcTGAATATTAAACCTCAACGGGCGATTGTAACATTTTGAGAATACAAAAAGCTGAACACAAGTGAGAACAAATaagacatatgtatgtgcatatactagtaaatacatacgtacatatgttTGTCTGCAGACAAAGCCAAATACAGAGGCTTAAGCCGACAGCAATTCGAGTCGCAGAGTAAAACGAACAGCGCGGGATCAACATTGTCGATATAAATGTTGATGAGGGGGGGAAGTGACCGCGACGGCAAAAACACTGTTCGTTTTGGTATCTGAGAAATTAAGTGAACTGAAATGAAATGTACGACGAACTGACGGGCATAGCTACGGGCAAAGTTAaagcgcaaaacaaaaacaacaacagcaatatcAGGCAGAGCAAaagctatgtatatatgtggaACGAATAACGACGAAGCCGACGCAGACTGCAACTTGAAAGCGTGCAGAGGGACGTGGATTGGAGATGTGGCAGTGGTAGTTATGGCGCGCTTTGAGTGAGCCAACGTACGATGACAAAGACGTAGATAAGAAACAGCAACGTGAACACAGGCATACATACTCACACAGACACGTATACCACACACATTCAACGTTaaactataataaaaaaaaaaataataataaaaacagcGCCAGCTATTCGTTTCTTTGCTCGTTTCTCTGTTCATTCGCTTTCGTGCCATACAcatagaaaaaaaagcaagagcGTCGAGTGCTTCAAGTATGGGTGAAAAATGTGTTGGGGGGAATAGAGGCCAAGCATGGAGTATACTTGAGTAGCATAGGCGATGGCTGCGACGTTGATGACGAGAATAGCAAAGCCACCACAGGCAGCGACAGCAGAAggcaaatgtaaaaaaacgATGAACGATGGGGCAACGCTCCTCAAGATGAAGGCGACCCACGTTTTTACGTGTGAGTGGgtttgtacatatgtaaacGCTTGCTGCCGGCATGTAGAAAAATTACTTGGAAAGAAAAACAACCGCTACGGGAACAGCACaatgaaataatatataataaaaatgcgTTTGTGCGGGCATTTGTTATTGTACAGTGTTTGCATTATTGTATAAAgtgtacaaatattaaaaaaaatcttaaagCAAAGATAATGTTTTACGGGGCATGGAATTCAacttaataattaaattgttttaaattattattattattaatacgagaccgaaaaaaataaaggcaATATATTGTATAGTTATACTTGCAATCACACCAAACAAACTGCCGCCAAGCGCAAAAAAAGTTACTGTAAAGCCTTTGAcgaataaaaatttaaaattcatagaaataaaaattccTACATGAAAGGTCGGGGAGATGATTTTTCATgatttaaatatgttattgCAGAATGTAGTTTATTTATCCCAATTTATATACAGACGGTAAGTGAGAATATGtagatacacacatacatacgttcatacatatacatttaagaatgtatattttgaaaatggcTTTGCCTAGTTAAACATAGAAGTTAGTCAGTTtcgtaattaattaaatttttctaaGCAGAAGAAGAGAGCAGCAAAAAATCCTTGACACAACTCAATTGTTAAACACCATTGCTGTAAAGCCCTACCGCATCTGGCGAAAATTCACGTTATTTCTAGGTGTGCGCGCCTTTTTGTATCtgctttttgatttatgtaTTCGCTTGTGTTAACGGGTACCACTTGATGAGTAAAACAAATGGTTAGTAAATGTGAATGAAGATAGGAATTTCGCACGggtaagaaaataaaatgaatatcataattctaaaaaaaaatttgttcgcgttaaagaattttgtataaatgaCTAAAGCATGATAAAGGATATAATACGGGCAGTTtagaaaatgcattaaaaaattattttattgcgTAAATTTAAGTACAAAGCGAAACTATTCAAATATctgatattatttattaatttgaatttttctgTTATAAATTCCTACAATGGCAACACTGAATAAAAGTTAAGGTTTGCACTTAGCACTCTATCAGCTTATTATTATGGCTTCTCCTTGAACACATCTTATAAAAGAAAGTGAATTCCTTAAAGCCTAAACTTCGCGAGTAAATTTACTCGGCGTTGTCAGCACGGAATATAAAAGTGAACAGCccgcaagcaacaacaaccttGGCATTGACccaaatgcatacatatatgaaaacaGCTGCTCTTTGTAAGATCTTgagtgtatttgtattttatctATGTATTTGTGCACACACTACAACAACATAAAGGGAATGAGAAAAAAGTGGTATGAGGCATGTTGACGGCAGCGCAACAGCGACCATTACGGacattttaaatgaatgaatggGGTACTACGCATACATACTGACTCCTCtctaaaaaatatacaaagatTGAGAGTCCGCCAACATAAAAGTTGTTGTCATGGCCTGCACGCTGATAGCGCGATTCAGTTAAGAATGCGTACTTCGATATCGTAAAGTCTAACAAGTGATCTAGTTAGTTATCAATATTTTGGTGAGCCCTATTAACAGGACCATTGTTGTATCTTTATTTAAAAGTAGAAGCTGTTATATGTTTGTACAAAATAATTACCTGGTGTGGCGATGGTGATGCCTGCGAGGGCTGCGGTGATGGACTCGGTGCATGCCCTGGACTGCTGCTAGGTGCCGGGCCCCCACCGCTATGCGGCGCTGGCGGTTGTTGGAGTGGTGCATGATGCGGTGAGGCAGGCGGCAATGGGTGGCCAGGACCAGGACTAGGAGATGAGCTGCCCGGCCATGGTCGGTTAGGTTCGGGATActaaaagtatataaaaatatcgtGATTTTGATCGTACATAAAAtgaaactatttttaatttttccaaCTTTTTATACGTATGTATACGGCATATGTACGTTCAGAGCCGCTAGTGTTTTTTGTCCCAAGTTTTTGGGAATGCgtagctttatttttatagaatatcgatttaaaatgtttcataCCTGGTGCGTTGTGTAGGCAGTTCGATGGTTGGGCCCAGTCGTCGGTAAGCCTGGTGGTGTTGGGTATCTTTGAGGGTACGGCGAATATTGAGAAGTGGGCGGtgtattttgttgctgctgctgttgttgtgagGGTCCAGGTGGTGGCGCTCCGGGCGCTCCAGGAGCGCTAACACCTGTCTGTTGTgtagcttgttgttgctgttgggcctgctgctgctgctgttggggcGAACTTGGATAGGAACCTGAGTTTTGACTGTGAGCTGGCGGATATGGTGATTGACCTCTGGAAGTATTTGtctgtaaattaaaaaaatatattcctgttttattaaatttcgTTGAAACACTCAATGTGAATATCCGTTTATAGGCaatgatttaaatttgtagcacacttttttttatcagTCAGTACTGAATACAAACGGAAAGCAAAACAGCGCCCATCTGgtacatatttttgttgagTGTTGCATAAACTTGCATTAtagtattttaattaatttttcacaACTTATTCGGTAAGCTCTTTTACACACGAAACCAGAGTTTACATTTATGTAAAATGTACGACAGTTATGTATGAATGTTTAAAActgtatatatgaaaatagaatATAAGATTGACAGTTAAAAATGTGCATTTCATATAATGCAATCGCCATAGCGTGCCTGAAtttaaaagcagacaaaaagACGAGGCAAACATGGAAGATTTTGATTCAACCTGATAGTATTACAAGAATCGAGAAATTTGATTCATGAAGGAAAAAGACAAGCGAAGAGACGAATCTATACTTGTAACAGTACAACGATAACCATTCACACCCTCATCGCGCCCATACCTGCGTacttaacaacaataacaataacaataaataacaaatgttgCTGGTAACGCTAAGGCCATAAGCCTAATGTACTAAAAAAGAGGCAAAGTCGTCGTATTATTGCAAATAGCATGGCGAAGTAAAACTTGGGAATAAAGCTGAAGTGCGATTTTGGCAACGAATGCCTTTTGCATTTGTGCGTGCGCTGAAACCGACAACTAGCAACGTTGGTTGGTCAACTAGAGGGTGACAGGAAACATGAATAGATGGTTTTGCTAAATACCGACATCTATTTGCGTTTGGCCCTTTACATATAGTGAATTCAGAAGCAGAGGAGAAATAACCAAAAAGGCAAAACTCATCATCGGTGAAAATCAAATTCAGAAATATATACTGCAGCTAAGGGTCGCAAGCTGTCTTGTTGCTGCCAACACAAAGACATCGAATGCATGAGGGAACGAATGGAATCAAACGAGTGACAGAGCAACGgataaattaagatttgtgTAAAACAGGGACTAGCCATGTTAAAGTCGGTCCGGAGTAAAATTACAATAacagaacgaaacaaaagtaacATGTGAAAGTGATCTAACTGAAATATATGATGAACATGAGCATATAAATATTCGTACggaaactatttaaatttaaaacgcACACCTTTTAAGCTTTCCTATCCACATAGGTGCAAGCCATTGAGTACACCTTCTTTGAGAGATATGAGTGCACAGTTTGCCTCTTTTTTAACTTATgtctaaaaaaatcaattcGTTTACTACCAGTTTTGAAATAAAGGTATATTAGAATATTGGGAGCATGGGTAAATGGCTGTTGTGTGATActtctttgtttttcattcaatgggtttaaattattttcagaCTTATGTGCACATTAATTGAAAAAAGGCATCTATTATGATTACTTgagcattttaattataaaatacaataaattttaCAGAGCTGTTTTCTTTTACGATAACTTGATAACCCGAACACCTTTTTGTATCTTATGAGTAAATGGTATGAAGTAAATGTGTAGATTTGCATACATGTAACAATATAAGAGAAAAGTTCAAATCGTACATGGGTATACTCATAAAccaatatgtaaatatatatgtttgttaaaaaaatgttaaggGAGTATCTGCATAaatcatattttaatattcCTCAAGGTCTATGTCGAATGCTGACAGGTAAAAATCTACCAAATGATAGGCCCATAGCTTATGGGCATACATTTGAACCACGATTTGACATTCTATAAATCGGGAACTTCTGGTAACCAGGATTCTTTCTACTCTAAAATGAAAACTTAGGTTACAGCGTATTAAATGAGTGTTAATGAATGTacttcatttatatatttataattatccGAGGGAGCCCTGTATTcagatataaaaatataaaattccaGTTATCGTGCCACATATTCGCTCATATATATTGCAATATCTAGATTTTTGCAgttgttattttatatatatatttttttatttatgcagcaTTTTGCATTGAAAAAGTGACAGCAGCTTTACCCCAAAAAGATAAAAGactaataaaatacaaatcaaagccgattcaaaaaatgttttaaataaatgaaaatattgtacACAAAATCTAAATAACCAATTatagcacacacaaacagacgtGTAAATATGTCTGAATAGCAAACTAGAGCGTAAATGCAGCCATTCTTCTGCTTGCTTCATCAGGTGGTGGTGGTACCGGCAACTTCACTTGCCAACAACATGCCTTTTAAtgcttttatgtttttgttttccgaCAACTCGTGCTTgttctttttttaagtttgtaCCGCGGATATACGCGAAATTTGTTAAGTGTGTCAAGTGTGTATTTGCAAACCTATAGACGGATTTGGGGAGCCTTTAAAACTTCCTTGATCGACAACGCATCGCGCGTAGTTACTATTTAAGATTGATAAGAACTCAACTTACCGGTGGTGGTGTCCTATACTGTTGCGATGGGCCCAGCTGTGGGCTGTAGGGCCTTGGGGGTGGTGCCCACCCGCCCTGTTGTGCACCGTACGGCTGGTGTTGTGGTGGCGGCGGTCCATGAGTTGGtagtggaggcggtggcccTCCAGGTTGCTGCTGAACAttttgttgatgctgctgttgggctgCGGCAGCCACTGCCGCATTGGCAACTTGCTGGGTATCATAATTATTCGCATAGCGATGCTGGGGTGGTGGCGGCGGATTTGACGATTGTAGTAATGAATTCAGGGTTGGGGTTGGCCCCTGCGGCGGTTGACCGGGTATGTACCGCTGTTGTGGAGGTCGATTCGGGGATCCCCCAGAAccttgcagctgttgttgttggtgcggCGTTTTGCCCCCAGGAGGTGGTTGCTGCGTGGGCGCATGCCCATATCGATAGGGATCTATGTTGGGATCACCTGAGTGATAGCGCGCGTAGGCTGGATGTGCATGGGGATGTTGGACGCCGGGTGGCGGTGGCAAATGTGCCGAACCATATTCATCCTTCACACCAGGTGTATGCTCGGGTGGAAGCGGTAGTGGTCCCTGTTGTGGCGGTGGTCCACCGTGGTGCTGCATGTGTGGTGGAAGAGGCGGCCcctgtggctgctgttgttgttgatgtaaATGGTGATAGTGTGACATAGCTGTTGCTGAGTCGGGAGTTGAACCTGGCAGAGCGCCAGGCGGCGGCCCGCTGTACGGATGCGGTACAGTGCCACCTTGCTGTATAATAGAATCGTTGCCGTTGTTCGGTGTGGGTGGACCCGCGGTTGGTGGTGTAGCGCCACCTGCACTGGCTGCCACAGTTGGGGATGCGCTTGCACCAGTCGCACCGCTACCACTACCTTGTGTTGATGGCGATTTTATTTTGTCATTCATGGCGTCGTCGTTTCGCAAACGATGCTTATTAAATCAAGAAGCTGTGGTTGTTGAAGAATATCCACCAACAACGTTGACGCTGATGACGACTTCCCCGACTGCAGCGGCAAATTTGAGGTTATGTTAGCTGCAAGTTTTAGAAGCAATAATTAGTTTACTTAGCTcaaataatacaatataaataacacCAAGGCTCACGAAATCATAACCATAGGACAATCACAGGCTCAATACATATTTCATTTGGCCGCCAAAGATTTTGTAATTCTACATTCTGTGTATTGAAAAATCAACTACCACTACCACAGCATTCAGACTGTCCGTTTACAAATTGTCGCGCGTTGACAGCCACAAAGCGCTCTCTGGATTCTCTCTTGCGCTCTTTACATTTGGCAACTAAACACGCAAACGCCATCTCACTTGCATGAGAGTGTGGCTCTCACTGTCGCACTTACATGTGCGCGTATGGGATGTGtgtattagttttgtttaataGGGGAagtaaattattaattaattatatttcttttatacgTCGAATAGGAATTATTGgaatattattgaaaaatacaatttttgttttgtacacGTGCAACAAAACATTCAATCAacattaatacattttattaaattgtatCTGATCAATTATTTTACAGAACTATAAATATTGCCACACattgttttaatataaatatttctattgaaatatttaagttatatgaaataagcgctttttaacattttatgattatcatttatattttactgatataaaaacaatcaaaaatatttgtaaatccAAGTGAATTATATAGCAAATTCAAAAGCAACTGCAGACAAAACTGATATTTATTGCACACGAATTTCATACAGATATTCCCATACCTCTTCGGTCAGTTGTGTCGATCA from Drosophila virilis strain 15010-1051.87 chromosome 2, Dvir_AGI_RSII-ME, whole genome shotgun sequence carries:
- the osa gene encoding trithorax group protein osa isoform X3, with product MNDKIKSPSTQGSGSGATGASASPTVAASAGGATPPTAGPPTPNNGNDSIIQQGGTVPHPYSGPPPGALPGSTPDSATAMSHYHHLHQQQQQPQGPPLPPHMQHHGGPPPQQGPLPLPPEHTPGVKDEYGSAHLPPPPGVQHPHAHPAYARYHSGDPNIDPYRYGHAPTQQPPPGGKTPHQQQQLQGSGGSPNRPPQQRYIPGQPPQGPTPTLNSLLQSSNPPPPPQHRYANNYDTQQVANAAVAAAAQQQHQQNVQQQPGGPPPPLPTHGPPPPQHQPYGAQQGGWAPPPRPYSPQLGPSQQYRTPPPTNTSRGQSPYPPAHSQNSGSYPSSPQQQQQQAQQQQQATQQTGVSAPGAPGAPPPGPSQQQQQQQNTPPTSQYSPYPQRYPTPPGLPTTGPNHRTAYTTHQYPEPNRPWPGSSSPSPGPGHPLPPASPHHAPLQQPPAPHSGGGPAPSSSPGHAPSPSPQPSQASPSPHQELIGQNSNDSSSGGAHSGMGSGPPGTPNPQQVMRPTPSPTGSSGSRSMSPAVAQNHPISRPASNQSSSGGPMQQPAVVSGPPPLPPHGLSGGPSSQQQSQQQQASNSASSASNSPQQTPPPAPAPNQNVNNMATPPPPPQGAAGGYPIPQHIHGSYKMSLPGQSPGAQGYPPQQYPQGNYPPRPQYPSGAYGTGPQPPPTSQPAGVANSMPTGAQAGYPRSMPNHGSGSPHSQYPPYQWVPPSPQQSGPGSGSGQMGTGMGNHVQGKGTPPPVGPPPPQSSGSPRPLNYLKQHLQHKGGYGANPAGPQPQGYGNGPTGMHPAMPMGPPHHMGPPQSMGPPTSTPPQAMLGAQTGSDTEHISQDNGISSSGSSPATALHAVTAVVTTGPDGTPMDEVSQQSTLSNASAASGEDPQCTTPKSRKHDPYNQSHLAPPSTSPHPAVMHGGAGPTGEDYEMNSPPNWPRPAASSQVFNSHVPVQQEPFRSTITTTKKSDSLCKLYEMDDNPDRRGWLDKLRAFMEERRTPITACPTISKQPLDLYRLYIYVKERGGFVEVTKSKTWKDIAGLLGIGASSSAAYTLRKHYTKNLLAFECHFDRGDIDPLPIIQQVEAGSKKKTTKAASVPSPGGGHLDAGTTNSTGSSNSQDSFPAPPGGAPNSAIDGYTSYSGAGAYPPSAGPQPDYATAGQMPRPPSQNNPQAPHPGTQNQSAATVAGDNINVSNPFEDPIAGGVAAGGVAVAAVGGASHGAPPPPPHSPHSAPQSGNQHHQQGIPTQLPSPSQQPPAPPPQQHGPPSTQHARPGTGVPYPQGSSGYPTPVSRTPGSPYPTQPGAYGQYGSSDQYNSAGPPGQPFGPNQGQYPPQNRNMYPPYGPEGEAPPAGANQYGPYGNRPYSQAPPGGPQPPAQAVTGGPPASGAPVAPPNSGYVPSTPNQQDYYRPPDQSPQPRRHPDFIKDSQPYPGYAARPQIYGGWQGNNPQYRPQYPTSSAPQSWGNAPPRSAAPPGGPHGPHGQQQTGVAQWEQHRYPPQQPPPPPQQQQQQSYQQSTPPGQQQQQTAPQWAQINAVQAPPQTSISQPGSSLRPPVGVAQQQRMPSGVPVMTPQQQQGQTVTQSPHGGVPTSSMPPVTGGMVKPPFAMPPPSQSGGASPGVPIVGSAPATMIAQKQSPIVGQGMQPTQQQPPHQLSNQQAAYSPQVTGVGAQLVKKELIFPHDSVESTTPVLYRRKRLTKVDVCPVDPWRIFMAMRSGLLTECTWALDVLNVLLFDDSTVQFFGISNLPGLLTLLLEHFQKNLAEMFDERCEEATDEADDDADSGTVVSLKIEEKLQRRQSRCVHSISSYNRRRHYENMDVKRVGRSEDSDDADEGIDLGQVRVQPNPEERSLLLSFTPNYTLVTRKGVPVRIQTADHDIFVDERQKAWDIDTNKVYEQLEPVGSNAWTYGFTEPDPLDGIIDVFKSEIVNIPFARFVRSKYKSKQDVAQKSGKSMRPDDISSVLKQEDTTSSTEDGSLLQQTYNKKRRLVGSICTANSDSKKSKSGEEFAQPTVDAKKEMNIEIMGASLTDSDCRTIDMEIESPQQLRLTNGVTSLPKGFDPKSTVRDDAQVLKRRRDSSYEDECYTRDEASLYLVNDSQDSLARRCIALSNIFRNLTFVPGNETVLAKSTRFLAVLGRLLLLNHDHLRRTPKTRNYDREEDTDFTDSCSSLQGEREWWWEYLITIRENMLVAMANIAGHLELSRYDELIARPLIDGLLHWAVCPSAHGQDPFPSCGPNSALSPQRLALEALCKLCVTDANVDLVIATPPFSRLEKLCAVLTRHLCRNEDQVLREFSVNLLHYLAAADSAMARTVALQSPCISYLVAFIEQAEQTALGVANQHGINYLRENPDSMGTSLDMLRRAAGTLLHLAKHPDNRSLFMQQEQRLLGLVMSHILDQQVALIISRVLYQVSRGTGPLHSVEYRLLQQRQQQQRPIQTPSEKLIAPTATNNVKQEPSLQPDVSADAKPSTAVVMAAVINDDNSNSSQQLPPAATFNDVSNSSTNSNSCGTVSSNQTNSSSLGSSSQPTLNNLVTPSEQQVGKAPSASSSAMSSNNLGHINDSASSSNSTPPSTVTQPTAPPPANTNTTAAVA